In one window of Williamwhitmania taraxaci DNA:
- the infA gene encoding translation initiation factor IF-1: MAKQTAIEKDGTIIEALSNAMFRVELDNGHVITAHISGKMRMHYIKILPGDKVKVEMSPYDLTKGRISFRYK, from the coding sequence ATGGCTAAGCAAACTGCTATTGAGAAAGATGGAACAATCATTGAGGCGCTATCTAACGCAATGTTTCGGGTAGAGTTGGACAATGGACACGTTATAACTGCACACATCTCAGGGAAAATGAGGATGCACTACATCAAAATTCTCCCGGGTGATAAGGTTAAAGTGGAAATGTCCCCTTATGATTTAACCAAAGGCAGAATATCTTTTAGATACAAATAA
- the rpmJ gene encoding 50S ribosomal protein L36 produces MKVRVSIKKRSDDCKIVRRKGRLYVINKKNPKYKQRQG; encoded by the coding sequence ATGAAGGTGCGTGTTTCCATAAAGAAGCGTAGTGACGATTGTAAAATCGTTAGACGTAAAGGTCGCTTATATGTGATCAACAAGAAAAATCCGAAGTATAAGCAGCGCCAAGGATAA
- the rpsM gene encoding 30S ribosomal protein S13, giving the protein MARIVGVDLPKNKRGEIGLTYVFGVGHNTARKILSDAGVDYDTKVKDWNDEQIAAIRNTISGMGIKLEGELRSQVQMNIKRLMDIGCYRGIRHRIGLPLRGQKTKTNARTRKGKKKTVANKKKATK; this is encoded by the coding sequence ATGGCTAGAATTGTTGGTGTTGACTTGCCAAAGAACAAAAGAGGTGAAATTGGACTGACCTACGTTTTCGGGGTTGGACATAACACCGCTCGTAAGATCCTCTCTGATGCCGGCGTTGATTACGACACCAAGGTTAAGGACTGGAACGACGAACAGATTGCTGCGATTCGTAATACGATATCGGGCATGGGAATCAAGTTAGAAGGTGAACTTCGCTCCCAAGTTCAAATGAACATTAAACGTTTAATGGACATTGGATGTTACCGTGGTATTCGCCATCGTATTGGACTACCTCTTAGAGGTCAAAAAACCAAGACGAATGCTCGTACTCGTAAGGGAAAGAAGAAAACTGTTGCTAACAAAAAGAAGGCTACTAAATAA
- the rpsK gene encoding 30S ribosomal protein S11, producing MAKKTGTVKKKVVKVEPVGQAHIHSSFNNIIVTLTNAEGQVISWSSAGKMGFRGSKKNTPYAAQTAAQDCAKVAYDSGLRKVKAYVKGPGSGRESAIRTIHSAGIEVTEIVDVTPLPHNGCRPPSKRRV from the coding sequence ATGGCAAAAAAAACAGGGACCGTTAAGAAAAAGGTCGTAAAAGTAGAGCCAGTAGGGCAAGCTCATATTCATTCTTCTTTTAACAACATTATCGTCACTCTTACGAATGCTGAAGGACAGGTTATTTCTTGGTCTTCTGCTGGTAAGATGGGATTTAGAGGTTCGAAGAAGAACACTCCCTATGCCGCTCAAACCGCTGCGCAGGATTGCGCTAAAGTGGCTTACGATAGTGGCTTACGCAAGGTTAAAGCGTATGTAAAGGGTCCTGGTTCAGGTCGTGAATCTGCTATCCGTACCATCCATTCCGCTGGAATAGAAGTTACTGAAATTGTAGACGTAACTCCACTGCCTCACAATGGATGCCGCCCACCAAGCAAACGGAGGGTTTAA
- the rpsD gene encoding 30S ribosomal protein S4: MARYTGPTSRISRKFGEPIFGADKAYERKSYPPGQHGQSKKRKKLSEYGVQLQQKQKVKYTYGLLERQFSNTFKKAERMRGVTGECLLMLLEARLDNVVYRLGIAPTRRAARQLVGHRHIVVNGGVVNIPSYSMQPGDIISIREKSKSLEVIQDSISRGRQGKFSWLEWDQTDLTGKYLNHPERTEIPENIKEQLIVELYSK; this comes from the coding sequence ATGGCTAGATATACAGGACCTACTTCGAGGATTTCCCGGAAGTTTGGGGAGCCAATTTTTGGAGCTGATAAAGCTTACGAGCGTAAGAGTTATCCGCCCGGACAACATGGCCAAAGCAAAAAAAGAAAAAAGCTTTCCGAATACGGTGTGCAACTGCAGCAAAAGCAAAAGGTAAAATACACTTATGGTCTTTTGGAGCGTCAATTCTCCAATACCTTTAAAAAGGCAGAGCGTATGCGTGGTGTTACTGGTGAATGCTTACTCATGCTGCTTGAGGCTCGTTTGGATAATGTTGTTTATAGATTAGGTATTGCCCCTACACGCCGCGCTGCTCGTCAGCTTGTTGGCCACAGACACATCGTGGTTAATGGTGGTGTAGTTAACATTCCTTCCTATTCAATGCAACCTGGCGATATCATCAGTATTCGTGAAAAATCAAAGTCTCTTGAAGTAATTCAGGATTCAATTTCACGTGGACGTCAAGGGAAGTTCTCTTGGCTCGAGTGGGATCAAACTGACCTTACCGGCAAGTATTTGAACCACCCTGAAAGAACTGAAATCCCTGAGAATATCAAGGAACAGCTCATCGTTGAACTTTACTCCAAGTAA
- a CDS encoding DNA-directed RNA polymerase subunit alpha, whose translation MAILAFQKPDKVIMVESSETYGKFEFRPLEPGYGITVGNALRRILLSSLEGYAITSVKIAGVDHEFSTITGVLEDVTEIILNLKQVRFKRTVEGVEHEKITANISGETEFKAGLLNNFLSSFEILNPELVIAHMEPNVKVQMEFTIQKGRGYVPSEENKPVDAEFGVVPVDAIFTPIRNVKFAVENYRVEQKTDYEKLLLEITTDGSIHPKEALKEAAKILIYHFMLFSDEKITLEPDEKFSGEEFDEEVLHMRQMLKTKLTDMDLSVRALNCLKAAEVETLGELVKFNKNDLLKFRNFGKKSLTELDELLEGLNLNFGMDVTKYKLDKE comes from the coding sequence ATGGCAATACTTGCATTCCAGAAACCTGATAAGGTAATAATGGTGGAATCCAGCGAAACCTATGGAAAATTCGAATTTCGTCCATTGGAACCTGGATACGGCATTACGGTGGGGAATGCCCTCCGGAGAATTCTTCTCTCTTCCTTGGAAGGTTATGCAATAACGTCGGTGAAGATCGCTGGTGTAGATCACGAGTTTTCTACTATTACCGGCGTGCTTGAAGACGTTACTGAGATAATACTCAACCTAAAACAGGTTCGTTTCAAGCGTACAGTTGAAGGTGTAGAGCACGAGAAAATAACCGCGAATATTTCGGGGGAAACCGAGTTCAAAGCCGGATTGCTCAACAACTTCCTTTCTTCATTTGAGATTCTTAATCCTGAGTTGGTTATTGCCCATATGGAACCGAATGTTAAGGTTCAAATGGAATTTACCATTCAAAAGGGTAGGGGATATGTTCCATCAGAGGAAAACAAACCTGTAGATGCAGAGTTTGGTGTTGTTCCGGTGGATGCAATTTTTACCCCTATACGGAATGTGAAGTTTGCAGTGGAAAACTATCGCGTAGAACAGAAAACGGACTACGAGAAGTTATTACTTGAGATCACCACTGACGGCTCTATTCACCCGAAAGAGGCTCTGAAGGAAGCTGCCAAGATTCTCATTTACCACTTCATGCTATTCTCCGACGAGAAGATCACTTTGGAACCAGACGAGAAATTCTCTGGCGAAGAGTTTGACGAAGAAGTTCTGCACATGCGGCAGATGCTTAAGACCAAACTTACCGATATGGATCTTTCTGTAAGAGCTCTTAACTGCTTGAAAGCAGCAGAGGTGGAAACACTTGGCGAATTGGTGAAGTTCAATAAGAATGATTTATTGAAATTCCGGAATTTTGGAAAAAAATCACTTACCGAATTGGATGAGCTCCTAGAAGGTCTTAACCTGAACTTCGGTATGGATGTTACGAAGTATAAACTTGACAAGGAATAA
- the rplQ gene encoding 50S ribosomal protein L17 has product MRHNKKFNHLGRQSAHRKALLANLAISLILHKRITTTVAKAKALRSYVEPLISRSKEDSTHSRRMVFSMLKDKYAVTELFREVAQKVATRPGGYTRILKTGNRFGDAAEMCFIELVDYNESYNKVAPAKKAKTTRRGAAKSKVEAPAAKAVEPAAEETNQE; this is encoded by the coding sequence ATGAGACACAATAAAAAGTTTAACCATTTAGGACGTCAAAGTGCTCACCGCAAAGCCCTTCTGGCAAACTTGGCTATATCGTTGATTTTGCACAAACGCATTACAACAACCGTAGCTAAGGCAAAAGCACTTCGTTCTTACGTTGAGCCTCTGATCAGCCGCTCAAAGGAGGATTCTACACACTCCAGGCGTATGGTCTTCAGCATGCTTAAAGATAAGTACGCTGTAACTGAATTATTTAGGGAGGTTGCTCAAAAAGTCGCTACTCGTCCAGGCGGATATACTAGAATTTTAAAAACTGGTAACCGTTTTGGTGATGCCGCAGAAATGTGCTTCATCGAGTTAGTTGACTATAACGAAAGCTACAACAAAGTTGCTCCAGCCAAAAAAGCTAAGACTACTCGTCGCGGCGCTGCTAAGAGCAAAGTTGAGGCACCTGCAGCTAAGGCTGTTGAGCCTGCTGCTGAAGAGACAAATCAAGAGTAA
- the eno gene encoding phosphopyruvate hydratase: MGQILNLHARQILDSRGNPTVEVEVITEDGAFGRAAVPSGASTGVHEAVELRDGDKGRYLGRGVLKAVDNVNTTLNEELRGMDITDQKGIDMAMIELDGTENKANLGANAILGVSLAVAHAAAQTTGQALYRYIGGVNACTLPIPMMNIINGGSHADNSIDFQEFMIMPVGAQNFTEAIRMGAEVFHHLKSVLKTAGYSTNVGDEGGFAPNLKSNEEAVTVILQAIEKAGYRPGEDICIGLDPASSEYYLADENVYHLHKSTGDKLTPAQMVSYWAEWVKKYPIISIEDGMAEDDWSGWKLLTDAVGAKCQLVGDDLFVTNTKRLQMGIDKGVANSILIKVNQIGTLTETIEAVRMADINNMTSIMSHRSGETEDVTIAQLAVALNTGLIKTGSASRSDRIAKYNELLRIEEMLGVNARYLGRDFKYFKR; this comes from the coding sequence ATGGGACAAATTCTTAATCTTCACGCACGTCAAATACTTGACTCGCGCGGAAATCCTACCGTCGAGGTAGAGGTTATTACCGAAGATGGCGCTTTTGGACGTGCTGCGGTTCCTTCGGGAGCTTCAACGGGCGTTCACGAAGCAGTTGAACTTCGTGACGGTGATAAAGGACGTTACCTTGGTCGAGGCGTTTTGAAAGCAGTTGATAATGTAAATACGACCCTTAATGAAGAGTTGCGCGGTATGGATATTACCGATCAAAAGGGTATCGATATGGCAATGATTGAACTGGATGGTACGGAGAACAAGGCAAACCTTGGTGCTAATGCCATTCTTGGTGTTTCGCTAGCTGTTGCTCATGCTGCCGCCCAAACTACTGGACAAGCACTATACCGTTATATTGGAGGTGTGAATGCCTGTACCCTTCCCATTCCAATGATGAATATCATTAATGGAGGCTCTCATGCCGATAATAGCATAGATTTTCAGGAATTTATGATTATGCCGGTAGGTGCCCAGAACTTTACCGAAGCCATTCGCATGGGAGCGGAAGTTTTCCACCACTTAAAGTCCGTTTTAAAGACTGCAGGTTACTCAACCAATGTTGGTGATGAAGGTGGGTTTGCACCTAACCTTAAATCCAACGAAGAAGCTGTTACTGTCATTCTTCAGGCTATAGAGAAGGCTGGTTACCGTCCTGGTGAGGATATTTGCATCGGGCTCGATCCAGCTTCTTCAGAATACTATCTAGCCGATGAAAATGTTTACCACCTGCACAAATCTACCGGAGATAAGCTTACCCCAGCACAAATGGTTAGCTATTGGGCCGAATGGGTTAAGAAATACCCTATTATTTCTATTGAAGATGGTATGGCCGAAGATGATTGGTCTGGTTGGAAGTTACTTACTGATGCCGTAGGTGCGAAGTGTCAGTTGGTGGGAGACGATCTTTTTGTTACCAATACAAAGCGTCTTCAAATGGGTATTGACAAAGGGGTAGCCAATTCCATCCTTATTAAAGTGAATCAAATTGGAACCCTTACGGAGACAATTGAGGCGGTTCGCATGGCAGACATCAACAATATGACCTCAATTATGAGTCACCGTTCTGGTGAAACTGAGGATGTTACGATTGCTCAACTCGCAGTTGCCCTGAATACGGGACTTATCAAAACCGGTTCTGCTTCTCGTTCCGATAGGATTGCTAAATACAATGAGCTACTTCGTATAGAGGAGATGCTTGGAGTAAATGCAAGATACTTAGGACGCGATTTTAAATATTTTAAGCGTTAA